A genomic segment from Gossypium hirsutum isolate 1008001.06 chromosome D04, Gossypium_hirsutum_v2.1, whole genome shotgun sequence encodes:
- the LOC107955191 gene encoding uncharacterized protein isoform X1 — protein MAVSLSSVFGFNLKQYVSRSCIGGASVLKANPSVSPFQMYGSGGLVHQKRRGLCLSVEDRDRLVANSSIKDSGDAEKLVSDDRVSALNPPSLDNESRSPTSEPSNGSMVSSTPMQEASSPPNIQSTTKKVSLTAKERLRAARVLSRYAESKLSKSEMGSNVLDAMRESDKGKKRSRLPEAPTNLFDDSKRGMPKQGLTFQFPGGNDLLVIIFSVVFISAVMFTTTYIVWKVGAIHFNEY, from the exons ATGGCTGTCTCTCTAAGTTCAGTCTTCGGGTTTAATTTAAAG CAGTATGTCTCGAGATCCTGTATTGGAGGAGCTTCGGTTCTTAAGGCCAACCCCAGTGTATCTCCCTTTCAAATGTATGGCTCCGGGGGACTTGTACACCAAAAAAGAAGGGGATTATGTCTTTCAGTTGAAGACAGAGACCGACTAGTCGCGAATAGCAGCATAAAGGATTCTGGTGATGCTGAGAAGCTGGTTTCTGATGATCGAGTTTCAGCCCTGAATCCCCCATCATTGGATAATGAATCGCGCTCCCCTACCTCTGAGCCTAGTAATGGTTCAATGGTTTCTTCAACTCCGATGCAGGAGGCCTCATCACCTCCAAATATACAGTCCACAACAAAAAAAGTATCTCTAACGGCTAAAGAAAGATTAAGGGCAGCTCGGGTTCTAAGCCGTTACGCAGAGTCAAAGCTATCTAAATCAGAGATGGGAAGTAATGTACTGGATGCTATGAGGGAAAGTGATAAGGGGAAAAAGAGATCTCGGCTTCCCGAAGCGCCTACAAATTTGTTTGATGACAGCAAACGAGGAATGCCAAAGCAAGGCCTTACTTTTCAGTTTCCAGGGGGAAATGATCTCCTTGTAATCATCTTTTCGGTCGTTTTTATCAGCGCGGTAATGTTCACGACAACTTACATAGTATGGAAAGTTGGAGCCATACATTTTAATGAGTATTAA
- the LOC107955191 gene encoding uncharacterized protein isoform X2 yields MAVSLSSVFGFNLKYVSRSCIGGASVLKANPSVSPFQMYGSGGLVHQKRRGLCLSVEDRDRLVANSSIKDSGDAEKLVSDDRVSALNPPSLDNESRSPTSEPSNGSMVSSTPMQEASSPPNIQSTTKKVSLTAKERLRAARVLSRYAESKLSKSEMGSNVLDAMRESDKGKKRSRLPEAPTNLFDDSKRGMPKQGLTFQFPGGNDLLVIIFSVVFISAVMFTTTYIVWKVGAIHFNEY; encoded by the exons ATGGCTGTCTCTCTAAGTTCAGTCTTCGGGTTTAATTTAAAG TATGTCTCGAGATCCTGTATTGGAGGAGCTTCGGTTCTTAAGGCCAACCCCAGTGTATCTCCCTTTCAAATGTATGGCTCCGGGGGACTTGTACACCAAAAAAGAAGGGGATTATGTCTTTCAGTTGAAGACAGAGACCGACTAGTCGCGAATAGCAGCATAAAGGATTCTGGTGATGCTGAGAAGCTGGTTTCTGATGATCGAGTTTCAGCCCTGAATCCCCCATCATTGGATAATGAATCGCGCTCCCCTACCTCTGAGCCTAGTAATGGTTCAATGGTTTCTTCAACTCCGATGCAGGAGGCCTCATCACCTCCAAATATACAGTCCACAACAAAAAAAGTATCTCTAACGGCTAAAGAAAGATTAAGGGCAGCTCGGGTTCTAAGCCGTTACGCAGAGTCAAAGCTATCTAAATCAGAGATGGGAAGTAATGTACTGGATGCTATGAGGGAAAGTGATAAGGGGAAAAAGAGATCTCGGCTTCCCGAAGCGCCTACAAATTTGTTTGATGACAGCAAACGAGGAATGCCAAAGCAAGGCCTTACTTTTCAGTTTCCAGGGGGAAATGATCTCCTTGTAATCATCTTTTCGGTCGTTTTTATCAGCGCGGTAATGTTCACGACAACTTACATAGTATGGAAAGTTGGAGCCATACATTTTAATGAGTATTAA